CCGCCACGGTCAAGGTCACCAGCAACCGCAAAGCCATCCAGCACCTTACCGGTGGTAGTGTCGAAGCGATTCTGGTGCGCGAAGGCGACAGCGTCAGCAAGGATCAGGAGCTGGTGCGGCTCGACGCCACCCAGGCGCTCTCGGAACAAGGGGTGGTCAACGCTCAGTTCATCGCCACCAAAACCATGGAAAACCGTTTGCAAGCCGAGCGTGACGGCGTACCCGAGGTCATCTTCGACCCCGCCATGTTGCAGCGCTACGCCGGCAGCGAGCACCTGAACAATGCGATCCTCCTGCAACGGCATTTGTTCACCACGCGCCGCGCCGCCCTTGAGGGCGAGATTGGCATCCTGCGCGAATCGCAAAACTCCGCCGAAGCACAGATCAAAGGGTTGCAACACGTCTACAGTGCCCGCTCGACACAGCTCGGGTTTCTCAATCAGGAACTGGTCGGGATACGGCAACTGGCCGCCGAAGGCTATGTGCCGCGCAACCGTATGCTCGAACTGGAACGCACCGGTTCTGATCTCAATGCCTCCCAGGCCGACAACCTCAACAACATTGCCAGGGCGCGGGGCCAGGTCGCCGAAATCAAGTTGCGCATCCTTCAGCGGGGGTTCGACTACCGCAAGGAAGTGCAGTCGCTGCTGGCCGATGTGCAGAAGGAAAATAGCGCCCTGACCGACCGGTTGCAGGCCCTGGATTATCAGGTCCGGCACACGGTGATCCGTTCGCCCATCGACGGTGTGGTCCAGGGCCTGAACGTCTCGACCATCGGCGGCGTGATCGCGCCCGGTTTCAAGATCATGGAAATCGTGCCGGCCCACGAACCGTTGCAAATCGACGCGATGGTGCCGGTGCAAGCCATCGACCGGATGACGCCAGGCCTGCCGGTGACCATCTCGTTCCCCGCGTTCAATCACGTGCAGACACCGAACATTCCGGGCCAGGTGCTGACCATTTCCGCCGATCGCCTGGTCAGCGACGACAACAAACAACCCTACTACCTGGCGCAGATCGAAGTGACGCCCGCCGGCATGGCCATGCTCGGCAGCAATCACATCCGCGCGGGCATGCCCGCATCAGTCACCATCAAGACCGGTGAACGCAACATGCTCAGCTATCTGTTGAAGCCGCTGCTGGACCGGGTCAACAGTGCGTTCAAGGAGCAATGACTTGAGCAGCCGCGCTCGGTTCATCGGCTTCTTCGCCCTGTTGCGCCTGCTGGCCAACCTGCGGCTGGCGGCGGATATGGACGCGCTGGACGATGACGACATCGCCAGCGCCAATGCCTGCCCGGGACCGAAGTTGGCGTTTTGAACACCGCGGGCCTGTCGGCCGCATTATTGATATACCTCAAGGATTTTTCGTCGTTCAGGCGTAGAAAAGACTTATCGGGCGCTCACGGTCCGTCCTGTCTCACGCCCTTCACAGAGGACTTCATCATGAACGACTTGAGTCTGCGTAATGCCATTCTGGATGAACTGGAATTCCAGCCTGAAATCAATGCTGCGAACATTGGCGTGGCCGTGGACGATGGTGTGGTGACCCTCACCGGTCACGTTTCCACCTACGCCCAGAAAATCGACGCAGAACGCGCGGTCAAAAACCTCAAAGGGGTACGCGCGGTCGCCGAAGAAATTCAGATCCGCCCCGAGAAAGGCGCCGGCACGGCAGATGACACCATTGCCAGTCGCGCATTGAAAATCATTAATTGGAGTTCCGACGTGCCCGAAGGCGACATCAAAGTCGTCGTGCAACATGGGTGGGTCACCCTGGAAGGCCAAGTGGACTGGCAATACCAAAAAGAAACCGCGGAACGGGCCGTGCGCAAATTGTCCGGCGTGCTGGGCATCGACAATCAGCTCGCCCTTCGTCCCCGGGTCGACGCTGGCAATATTCAGCGCAGCATCGAAGCGGCACTCAAGCGCAATGCCGAAGTAGAAGCCGAGGGGATACACGTCAAGGTCCAGGGCGATGTGGTGATACTCGAAGGCCGGGTCCATTTATGGCGCCAGCGTCAGGTTGCAGAACGGGCGGCCTGGTCAGTACCCGGTGTAAAAGAGGTTATCGATCACATACTGCTGGCCTGAGTCACGGCACCGGGGAGTGTGCAATCTCTCCGGGCCGCTGTATTGAGACTCAAAGGTCATTGTGGCTGGGCGCCGAGTGTCGCCATGTAACGAGCGACAGATTCGGTGTCCGCCTCAGACAGTGAATGATTCGACGACTTCATCGAGTCGTCACGGGGGCGCTGCTCCGTCTGCTGCAGCACCTTGATCTGGCGAATCGCATACTCCGCATGTTGACCTGCCACCCGGGGAATCCGGCCATTGCCCTCCCCGCCAGCACCGTGACACGAACCGCACCGAGCGACGCCTGACTCGGGAATGCCGTTGCCAAAGATGGATTCACCCCGGGCATCGGCGCTGTCGGCATCCGACTTCATTGGACTTTGATGTGAAAAATAATCGGCCAGTTCGGTGATCTGGGTCTCGGTCAAATGATCAAACCCGCGCATGTACTGAGCCCCGGATGTATCGCTGCGCAGATGCCGCTTGAAGTCGCCCAGTTGCAGCTTCAGGTACTCTTTTTGCTGCCCGGCCAGCTTGGGAAACATCGGTGAGACGGACTCCCCCGTCAAGCCATGACACAAGGAGCAGATCTGATCCACCATGGCGACACCGGACATGGCTGACGCGTCTTGCGAGGTCTGCTCGTTGCTACTCGTGCAGCCCATCAGCGTCACGATGCACATGGCAAGTAAACGATGTGATTGGCGGGGAGTACGCTTCATGTCACAGGCTTCCATGGTCTCACCCTCGATTCGACGATCAATACACGTCCGTCACACCTTGAAGGCTGTCGGAGTGACCCTCTGAATTGAGCTTAGCCAGAGGCCGCCCGTTACAGGTCAATGACAACGAACCGTTCAGCCTGATTCGAACTAAAGGCCATCGCTTCGCCTTATATCCCGGGTGCCGGGAACGCTGTCTCAAACACCATCGCTCAAGGCATTGCCCCCTTTGTTGATCAAACTCAATCATTTGTCTGAATCGAGATGTTGGAATACCCACCAGACGATAAAGCATCTGATGGAAGACGCACGCCAGGCCTGTGGCAGTGACCTGACTCAAGGGGATAACCGTCATGAACACCCCCTCCCACGACTCGCCGGACAGGGATGGCTCTCCTCGACACATCGACGTGGCCACCATCGCACCGCTCCTGCGTCAATACGCAGAACCCCTGCCGACGCGGGACTCATCGACCTTTGGTGAAATGTTCGATCGCTACGCCGATGCCCGTGTCGTCATGATCGGTGAGGCCAGCCATGGCACCCGCGACTTCTATGAAACCCGGGCAGCGATCACCCAAAGGCTGATTGAACACCACGGGTTCAACATTGTGGCGGTGGAAGCCGACTGGCCGGACGCCGGCCATGTCGACCATTACGTCCGGGGCCTGGCCCGTTCGGCGTGGAAGCGTCACATTTTCAGCCGTTTTCCGACCTGGATGTGGCGCAATGCCGAGGTGAGGTCATTCGTCCACTGGCTGCATCAATTCAATCACTCACTCGCCCCTGAACGTCGTGTCGAATTCCGGGGCCTCGACATTTACAGCTTGCGCAACTCCATTCATGAAGTGCTGCGCTACCTGGACCAGGTCGACCCGCAGTTGGCACACGAAGCGCGGCGGCGTTATGGCTGCCTGACGCCGTGGCAGGATGATCCGGCGCTGTACGGTCACTTCGTCGAACGCGGCGGCCTGATGCCCTGCGAACAGCCGGTGGTCGAGCAACTCAACGCCATGCTGGCCAAACAACTGGCCGGGCTCGTCCGGGATGATGAAGGGTTCTTCAATGCGGCGCAAAACGCCCGGGTGGTGCAGGCAGCGGAGCAATACTACCGCGCGATTTATCGAGGCTCGACGGCCTCGTGGAATCTGCGCGACCGGCATATGTTCGACACCCTGCAGCGCCTGCTTGAGCATCGGGGGCCCCACGCCAAAGCCGTGGTCTGGGCGCACAACTCCCATATCGGCAATGCGGCCGCCACCGAAATGGGCTGGAAGGGCCAGTTCAATATCGGTCATCTATGCCGCAGTGCCTATGGTCGCGAGGTCGTGCTGATTGGCATGAGCACCGACCGGGGCCAGGTGGCGGCGGCCGATGACTGGGACGGCGACCTGCTCATCAAGGACATCAGGCCCTCGCACCCGGACAGCTGGGAGCATCAGTTTTTCAAAGCCGGCATTCCAGCGTCGTTGACCGACTGGCGAGACCCGCGCCGCAAAGAACTGCGTCGCGTCCTGAGCAAGCCATTGCTGGAGCGGGCCATCGGCGTGATTTATCGTCCTGAAACCGAGCGTCGCAGCCATTACTTCGAGGCGGCGCTGGCCGACCAGTTTGACGCAATGATCTGGATCGAACAGACCCGCCCCGTGACCGCACTGGCGCTGCCGAAAGGCCAGGCGATCGAACCGGAGGACGAGACCTTTCCGTTTGGTTTGTGAGGCGCAACAAGGTCGATGAAAGCGGCTCCCGTGCGAGGTGCCCCTTCTTCAAATGCTCAGGCGCTTGGCCAATTCAACACTGGGCACCCACAGCGCGTTGATGCAACTGTCCTCATCCTTTTCCGTCACCGGCTCAAGGGCCAACGGATCAAGCAGGCGCCAGTTGACCATCGCCATCCGCGCAATACCGTTTTTGTCGAGGAGCGAATTCGCCAGACATTCACACAAGGACTGAGGCAGGGCTCTTGTGAGGGAATCGATGTCGGCATTCTCAAGCTCGATCTCAAAACGCGCTGTGCACCTGTCTGCCAAGTCTTGCGCCGCCTGGGAGGCGAAGTGAGACACCGTAAAGTATCCCGCCGTCAGCCCCATCAGGATCGCCACCAGGAAGGTTGCCTCACGTTTCCAGGAACGGGGACCCGGCCAGCGCAACTGCCCGAGTGCCGTCCCTCTGCCTTGGGTCACGTGAACCCCGCTGCTGACGAGTTTGTTGTCTGTCATGACCGTATCTCTCGCCCATGTTTATCAAAACAATGACGCCGATCAGCAAATGCCGTTTGATCTTGATCAACTTGAGTGCAGTTGTGTCCTGTCTTCTCGTCTTGCACGGTGCCAATGCCTGCACAGCTTGCGCAGCTCGCTGAACCAGAAGACCAGGCTCGCCATTGCCAGACAAAGACCCCACTGGCTGAGCGTCAATGCACTCGTGCCGAACGCCTTGTTGAGTGGCGCCCAGTGCACCACTGCAATCTGCAAGACCATGGCCAGGACGATGGCGCCCCAGAGCCATCGATTGGCGAACAGACCGATAAACGCACTGGTTGATTCAGAGCGCGCGTTCAACGCGTTAAACAGCTGCGCCAAAACAAGGACGGTAAAAGCGCCCGTGCGTGCTTCCTCCAGCGACGCATCCCCCGGTATCAACCCTCCCGGCAGCATCCAGTCGACCGTTAACAAACTCGCCAATGCCATGACCAGCCCCACCTCGAACACCCCCACCCACATGCGTGTGTCGATGATTCGGTCCGAAGGCTTGCGCGGGCTGCGTGTCATGACATCCTCGCTATGCGGATCAAGGCCCATGGCGATGGCCGGTGCCGCATCCGTGATCAGGTTGATCCACAGAATCTGCGTGGCCAGCAGCGGCAGGATGATCCCGCCGTTCTCATCCACCAGGCCGATGACGCTGGCCCCCACAACGGCGAGAAACACCGTCAGCACCTCGCCCATATTGGAAGACAGCAAGTAACGAAGAAACTTGCGGATATTGTCCAGAATCCCGCGGCCTTCACGTACGGCCAATACGATGGTCGCGAAGTTATCATCGGCCAGGATCATTTTTCCCGCCTGCTTGGTCACCTCCGTTCCGGTGATGCCCATGGCAATGCCGATGTCGGCTGACTTCAGTGCCGGAGCGTCATTCACACCATCGCCGGTCATCGCCACCACATGCCCCTGCGCTTGCAGCGCATCGACAATCCGCAACTTATGCGAGGGCGCCACACGGGCATAGACCGAGGTCGACCGGACCGCCTCGGCCAGGGCCGCATCGTCCAGCTTATCCAGATCGGCCCCGGTCAACGCCCCGGCACCAGCCTGGATGATGCCCAGATCCTCGGCGATGCGCGCGGCCGTTCGCGGATGGTCACCGGTGATCATAATGATGCGGATGCCTGCCCGATGGGCTTCGGCAATGGCCGGCGCGACTTCTTCACGCGGCGGGTCACTGATGCCGACCGTACCGATGAAAACAAGGCCGGCCTCAAGGGGTTCACCGCTCGTGACCTCCTCGCCAGCGGCCAAGGGACGGTACGCCACGGAAAGCGTGCGCAATCCCACGCCCGACAACTCATTCACATCAGCCACGGCTTTTGCACGCAGGTCGTCGGTGAGTGGCACGACATCCATGCCGACCTGGACTTGTGTGCAATGCTGGAGGAGCACATCGGGCGCGCCCTTGCTGATCAGCAGTCGCTCGTCGTTGTGCTCATGATCGATGACCAGGGCCGACATCATTTTTCGATCAGAGGTAAAGGGTATTTCAGCCACACGCTCGAAGCGGTTCACGCTGCGTGCCGGCGCATCGAGCTTGCGCTCCGCCACCAGAAAGGCACCCTCGGTCGGATCGCCTTGAACCACCCAGGTGCCGTCTTCCTGCTGCGCCAGCACGGCATTGCCAGCCAGGCTGCCGCCGCGCAATAACAGCACGTTTTCGCTGTGCACCGGCCCCTCACTCAAGGGCAGGTCCTGGTGATGAATCTGCCCTTGCGGGGCGTAGCCGACACCGCTGACCACTCCTTTACCCGACGCAGTCATGGTTTGTTGGATGGTCATTTCGGAACGGGTCAGCGTGCCGGTCTTGTCGGTACAGATGACCGATGCAGACCCCAGGGTCTCCACTGAAGACAGTCGCTTGATGATGGCTTTGCTGCGCGCCATGCGCAGCATGCCGAAGGCGAGCACCAGTGACAGAACGGCAGGCAGCCCCTCTGGCACCGCCGCCACCGCCTGGGACACACCCAGCAGCAAAACCCGCAGCACATCGTCGACCGTCTGAATGTCAGTGAGCATCAGCACGGCCACGACGACCACCGTAGCGATCACCAGAACCGCAATGCCGAGCATCCGCCCTATGGCGCGCACTTCCTTTTGCAGAGGTGTGACCTCTTCGGGCGTGACATCCAGCAGATGAGCGATGGCCCCGACTTCAGTCGCCATACCGACCGCCGTGACCATGCCGACTCCCGTCCCCTGGGCGATGGCTGTGCCCTTGAAAATCATATTGGCGCGCTCTGCCAAAGGCACCTCGGTGCTTGAACACGCGGTATTTTTCGACACCGCTTCACTCTCTCCGGTCAGTGACGCTTCCAGTACACGCAATTCATTGGCCTGGATGAGGCGAGCATCGGCGCCCACCGAATCGCCCTCGGATAACACCAGCAGGTCACCGACCACCAGTTGCTGACTGGGGATTCGCGTCAGGGCCCCGTCGCGGATGACGGAAGAAGAGGTCTGGGTCAGGTTGGCCAACGCCGCAACAGCTCACTGTGAGCGGGTTTCCTGGAAAAACCCCAGCAACGCATTAGCCAGCACAATCAGCGTGATCACCAACGCATCGACCGGCCATTCCTGACGGTCCATCAGCAACCAGATGGCCAGGGTGATGCCCACCGCGACAAGCAGCAGGTACACCAGCGGATCTTGAAACTGCCGCAGAAGATAATGCCAGGCGGGCTTGACCGGTTGAGTCCGTAACTCATTGGGTCCGTCACGACTCAGGCGGGCCTGGGCTTGCGCGCTGGACAAACCCACGCGCAGATCAGCGTCCAGCTCGCGGACAAGCGTTTCGACGTCTTCGAGGTGGGGAGAAACGATACGGTGTTTACCACTCTCAACTGCGCGATTCATTTGATCCCCTTTTACAACGGAGCGTGCGCCGTTGATCCATTGATAGCGTAACGAACGCGAATGCACCGAAATGATAGGTGACGATAACCGGTTGAGTGCGTTGTGCAGCATGCCCTTAATCAGCCGCTGCATTAAACGCTTGAGCAACATCAACAAATAGCCGATCTGCATCGGGTATCTTGGCGTGACTTTGCGCCCTGAGGATTCGCCATGCCTTCTACCCCCACCGAAGTGGACGTCGCAATTATCGGCGGTGGCCAGTCCGCACTCGCCGTGGCTTACTTTCTGCGCCGAACAGGGCGTTCGTTTGTGATTATTGATGCCGAAGCCGGGCCGGGCGGCGCCTGGCGGCACGGTTGGCATTCCCTGCGCCTGTTTTCACCCTCGACCTGGAGCTCCATCGCCGGCTGGATGATGCCGCCGGTCACGGACGGCTACCCAAGCCGCGACAACGTCCTCGATTACCTGCGCGAGTATGAGCAACGCTACCAATTCCCTACCGCGCGGCCCTATTGGGTGAACGCTATTGAACGCAGGGATAATCGGCTGCTCGTCAAGACCGATAGCCTTAGCTGGCTGGCCCGCACGGTGGTTAGCGCGACGGGCACCTGGCGCCATCCCTTCCTGCCTCACTACCCCGGCAGTGAAACCTTTACCGGCCAACAAGTGCATTCGGCCCACTACGTCGACGCCAAGCCGTTTGCCGGCAAAAAAGTCCTGGTGGTGGGCGGCGGCAACTCCGGTGCCCAGATCCTCGCTGAAGTCTCGCAAGTGGCCGACGCCACCTGGGTCACGCCGCAGCCGCCACAGTTTCTCGCCGATGACGTCGATGGCCGAGTGCTGTTCGAACGCGCCACCGAACGCTGGAAAGCCCAACTCGCCGGCACCGTCATTGCACAACCGGTCGGTGGCTTGGGCGATATCGTAATGGTGCCGCCAGTCGCCGAAGCCCGGGAGCGCGGTGTATTGCACGCGGTTCGGCCGTTCCTGCGCTTTACCGACACTGGCGTGGAGTGGGCGGACGGCTCGCAAACGCCGGTCGACGCGGTGATCTGGTGCACCGGTTTCCGCCCTGCCCTCGGCTATCTGGGATCACTGGGCGTGTGCACCGCCGATGGGCGCGTGGCCGTCGAAGGCACGCATTCCATTCAAGAGCCGCGCTTGTGGCTGGTGGGCTATGGCGACTGGACCGGCGCCGCTTCCGCGACACTGATTGGCGTCACGCGCACAGCACGCAGCACCGTGGAAGAAATCGACAGATTTTTAACCGAACATTGAATCCAGGGGTGATCGCCGCGATGGGGCGATTCATCCCCCCAGGGGCCTTCGTTAATAACTCGCCGACGCCGGCAAAACTGTTTCCCCTGTCTCTGACTTAAATCAAAGACGGGCAGCCCATTCACGCCGACATTTAGAGCCAGCATTCGCACCAGCGCATTCGCGGTGAGTGCAGAGGACTTTCGTCTCGTCTCGTGGAGGCTGACATGGCTACCCAACTGCAAGGCACTCAACCGATCATCCCACCGACGGTCCCCCATCCGTTGGCGGGCAGCTTGCGAAAGGTCGAGCCCAAACGACTTTCCCTGAGTTTGCTGATCGCGCTGGTGGTCGGTTCGATGATCGGCAGCGGTATTTTCAGTCTGCCGCAGAACATGGCGGCCAGTGCCGGAGCCGGGGCGATTCTGATTGGCTGGCTGATTACCGGCGTCGGCATGTTGTCCCTGGCCCTGGTCTACCAGACCTTGTCCAACCGCCAGCCGGCCTTGGACAACGGCGTGTTTGCCTATGCCCGCGCCCTGGGCGGCGAATTCCTCGGCTTCAATTCCGCCTGGGGCTACTGGATCAGCGCCTGGATCGGCAACGTCAGTTACCTGGTGATTCTGTTCGCGGCGCTGAGCTACTTCTTCCCGCTGTTTGGTGAAGGCAATAACAAAGCGGCCATTGCCGGAGCGTCCGTGGTGCTGTGGTCGTTGCACTGGATGATCCTCAGGGGCATGCGCACCGCGGCGCGGGCCAACGCGTTGACGACGATCGCCAAAATTGTGCCGTTGCTGCTGTTTATCGGTTTGGTGATCGCGGCCTTTCAGAAAGAAACCTTCTCGGTCGACTTCTGGGGTTCGTCGGCACTGGGCAGCACGCTTGATCAAGTCAAAAGCACCATGCTGGTCACCGTGTGGGTGTTCATCGGGATCGAGGGCGCCAACGTGTTTTCCGCCCGAGCCGCAGAACGGGCCAACGTCGGTCGTGCCACGGTCATCGGTTTTGTCATCACCCTGTTGCTGCTGATCGCGGTGTCCCTGTTGTCGCTGGGCATTCTCAGACAGCCAGAACTGGCGGCGCTGAAAAACCCGTCGATGGCTGGCGTGCTTGAGGCGGCGGCCGGGCCATGGGGCGCGGTGCTGATCAGCATCGGCTTGATCATTTCGGTGGGCGGTGCCCTGCTCGCCTGGACGCTGCTGGCAGCCGAATCGGTGTTCACACCGGCCAAGGAAAACGTCATGCCGGGGACACTCGCCGTGGAGAACACCCAAGGCGTGCCGGCCCATGCGCTGTGGATCACCAACGGCTGCATTCAACTGTTCCTGTTGCTGACGCTGTATTCGAGCGCCACTTACCTCGCGCTGATTTCCCTGGCCACGTCGATGATTCTGCTGCCGTACCTGTTCAGCGGTCTGTACGCGCTGAAATTGACCTGGCAGGGCCAGACCTACGCCGGTCACAGGGGCCTGCAACTGCGCGACATGGCCATCGCCCTGGTCGCCACGCTGTATTGCACGTGGCTGCTGTATGCCGCCGGGCCTAAATACATGCTGCTCAGCGCGTTGCTTTACGCCCCCGGCTCGTTGATTTACCTGGTCACGATGAAGTCTCGCCAGGGCCAACCGCTCAGCGGCCCTGAAACCGGGCTGTTAATCATCATCTGGACGGCAGCCGCCTTTGCCGGGTGGATGCTGTGGTCCGGGACGCTGGCCTTGTAACGCAAGGGCCTGCTTAGTGTTTTCCGGGTGGAATGCAGCGAGGGATGTTCAGTCCACCCTTCAATCCCAAGAGGAGTATTGAAAATGAGCAATTCCGTGAAAAAAATGCCGATAAAGACTGAGGAAAAAGGGAATCAGCCCTCCGTCACGACAGACCTTTGGAGACCTCTGGAAAAACTCCGGCAGCAGGTCGATCAACTGTTCTCAGACTTTGGTCACGGCCGGGGGCTATCCCCCTTCAGTCGTGGGCTGTTCGATGTCGAGCCTTTATGGTCGCAGGAGTTGACGGTCCCCAGCCTGCCGGCCGTGGACATCACCGAGAAAGACAAAAGCTACGAAATCACCGCCGAACTGCCCGGCATGGATCAGAAAAACATTGAGATCAAACTGTCCAACGGCAGCCTGATCATCAAAGGGGAAAAGAAAGAAGACAAGGAGGAAAAACGCAAAGGCTATCACCTCAGTGAGCGCCATTACGGCTCCTTCGAACGGGTGTTCAGCTTGCCCAAAGGCGTCGATGCCGAGAAGATCGACGCGAGTTTCAGCAAAGGCGTGCTGAGCATCTCGCTGCCGAAAAAGCCTGACGCGATGAAAGCGGACAAAGTCGTGCCGATCAAGGGCGAGTAAGTCCCGAGCAGCCCTCGCCCCCTGGCCGGAAAACCGGCCAGGGGGCTTTTTATCAGGACGATGAACTTGAAGACGGATCGATGGGCGTGAGCTCGACGCTGTCACGGTACTCCGGCACCGACACCGACCAGCCCAGCTCCAGGCTGATGCGCCGGCGCAAGACATCCGAGGCATTGGGCTCGCCGTGCACCACATAGGTGTGTTTCGGCGGCCGCTTGAACCCGCGCAACCACTCGATGATCTCGTCGGCGTCGGCGTGCGCCGACAGGGTTTCCATCGGCACCACCTCGGCCCGGATTGGCACCTCCTTGCCGTGGATACGCACCGAAGGCGCACCGGCGATGATCTGCGCACCGCGGGTGCCGCCGGCCTGAAAGCCCGGGATCAGCAGGGTATTGAGCGGATTGGGCGCCAGCGCCTTGAGGTGGTGCAGCACCCGTCCTCCGGTCGCCATGCCGCTGGCGGCGATGATCACCGCCGGGGTGCGTTGCTGATCCAACTCGATCGAGTCACGGGTCGCCCGCACAAAATGCGTGCCCTGGCACATGCCTTCGCAGTCCTCCAGCGACAACCGGTGCTCACTGCGAAAACGCTGATACAAGCGCGTGACATCCGTCGCCATGGGGCTGTTGAGGTAGATCGGCAGGTCCGGGATCGCGTGCTGCTGTTTGAGTCGGTACAAGTGATACATCAACAACTGCGCTCGCCCGACCGCAAACGAGGGCACCAGGGTGATGCCATGGCGCAGCGCGGTGCGGGTGATGACCTCGGCCAGTTGTTTCTCTGGCGACTCTTCAGGATGACGACGGTCACCGTAGGTCGACTCTATGAGCAGGTAATCGGTCTGTTCGATGGTTTCCGGGGCGAACATCAACGGATCGTTCGGCCGCCCCAGGTCCCCGGAACACACCAGCGTGATGCCATCGGCGACGATTTCAACGGTCGCGGCGCCCAGGATATGCCCGGCCCCGCGCAACAGAATACTGAGCCCCGGAACAATCGTGACCCGGTGATGCAACTCAACCGGATGCAACAGCTTCAGTGCGCGTTCGGCGTCCTGCTCGGTATAAAGCGGCAACGCCGGGGCGTGTTTTGAAAAGCCGTGTCGATTGGCGAATTCGGCCTCTTCTTCCTGCAAGCGACCACTGTCTCGCAGCAGGATTTTGACCAGTTCACAGGTGGCGGGCGTGGCATACACCGGGCCGCGATAACCATTGCGCGCCAGCACCGGCAAGTAGCCGCTGTGATCCAGATGGGCATGGGTCAGCACGATGGCCTGGAGGTCGCGAACCGGCAGCTGGAAAGGGTCCCAGTTGTGCAAGCGCAGTTGCTTGTAGCCCTGGAACAATCCGCAATCGATCAGCACATGTTGATCGCGATGCTCCAGCAAGTACTTGCTGCCCGTGACGGTGCCCGCAGCACCAAGAAATGTCATTCGCATGGCCGTCTCCTTGAACATTCATGGAAGCGCTATTGATCGCTCCTTTCGGCTCAAGGGCTGTTGATTTTTATCAACTGTGGCGCAACGGGTAGCCGTTCAGTCGAGCCAGGGGCGTGGCTTGACGAACATCAAACTGCACGGTGCGCGGTTCAA
This region of Pseudomonas mandelii genomic DNA includes:
- a CDS encoding HlyD family type I secretion periplasmic adaptor subunit, translated to MGALSLDPRSQELVRAAANIDINDHRLARWGVLLVILGFGGFLLWSWLAPLDAGIVATATVKVTSNRKAIQHLTGGSVEAILVREGDSVSKDQELVRLDATQALSEQGVVNAQFIATKTMENRLQAERDGVPEVIFDPAMLQRYAGSEHLNNAILLQRHLFTTRRAALEGEIGILRESQNSAEAQIKGLQHVYSARSTQLGFLNQELVGIRQLAAEGYVPRNRMLELERTGSDLNASQADNLNNIARARGQVAEIKLRILQRGFDYRKEVQSLLADVQKENSALTDRLQALDYQVRHTVIRSPIDGVVQGLNVSTIGGVIAPGFKIMEIVPAHEPLQIDAMVPVQAIDRMTPGLPVTISFPAFNHVQTPNIPGQVLTISADRLVSDDNKQPYYLAQIEVTPAGMAMLGSNHIRAGMPASVTIKTGERNMLSYLLKPLLDRVNSAFKEQ
- a CDS encoding BON domain-containing protein, which translates into the protein MNDLSLRNAILDELEFQPEINAANIGVAVDDGVVTLTGHVSTYAQKIDAERAVKNLKGVRAVAEEIQIRPEKGAGTADDTIASRALKIINWSSDVPEGDIKVVVQHGWVTLEGQVDWQYQKETAERAVRKLSGVLGIDNQLALRPRVDAGNIQRSIEAALKRNAEVEAEGIHVKVQGDVVILEGRVHLWRQRQVAERAAWSVPGVKEVIDHILLA
- a CDS encoding c-type cytochrome; amino-acid sequence: MKRTPRQSHRLLAMCIVTLMGCTSSNEQTSQDASAMSGVAMVDQICSLCHGLTGESVSPMFPKLAGQQKEYLKLQLGDFKRHLRSDTSGAQYMRGFDHLTETQITELADYFSHQSPMKSDADSADARGESIFGNGIPESGVARCGSCHGAGGEGNGRIPRVAGQHAEYAIRQIKVLQQTEQRPRDDSMKSSNHSLSEADTESVARYMATLGAQPQ
- a CDS encoding erythromycin esterase family protein — its product is MNTPSHDSPDRDGSPRHIDVATIAPLLRQYAEPLPTRDSSTFGEMFDRYADARVVMIGEASHGTRDFYETRAAITQRLIEHHGFNIVAVEADWPDAGHVDHYVRGLARSAWKRHIFSRFPTWMWRNAEVRSFVHWLHQFNHSLAPERRVEFRGLDIYSLRNSIHEVLRYLDQVDPQLAHEARRRYGCLTPWQDDPALYGHFVERGGLMPCEQPVVEQLNAMLAKQLAGLVRDDEGFFNAAQNARVVQAAEQYYRAIYRGSTASWNLRDRHMFDTLQRLLEHRGPHAKAVVWAHNSHIGNAAATEMGWKGQFNIGHLCRSAYGREVVLIGMSTDRGQVAAADDWDGDLLIKDIRPSHPDSWEHQFFKAGIPASLTDWRDPRRKELRRVLSKPLLERAIGVIYRPETERRSHYFEAALADQFDAMIWIEQTRPVTALALPKGQAIEPEDETFPFGL
- a CDS encoding cation-translocating P-type ATPase, with the protein product MANLTQTSSSVIRDGALTRIPSQQLVVGDLLVLSEGDSVGADARLIQANELRVLEASLTGESEAVSKNTACSSTEVPLAERANMIFKGTAIAQGTGVGMVTAVGMATEVGAIAHLLDVTPEEVTPLQKEVRAIGRMLGIAVLVIATVVVVAVLMLTDIQTVDDVLRVLLLGVSQAVAAVPEGLPAVLSLVLAFGMLRMARSKAIIKRLSSVETLGSASVICTDKTGTLTRSEMTIQQTMTASGKGVVSGVGYAPQGQIHHQDLPLSEGPVHSENVLLLRGGSLAGNAVLAQQEDGTWVVQGDPTEGAFLVAERKLDAPARSVNRFERVAEIPFTSDRKMMSALVIDHEHNDERLLISKGAPDVLLQHCTQVQVGMDVVPLTDDLRAKAVADVNELSGVGLRTLSVAYRPLAAGEEVTSGEPLEAGLVFIGTVGISDPPREEVAPAIAEAHRAGIRIIMITGDHPRTAARIAEDLGIIQAGAGALTGADLDKLDDAALAEAVRSTSVYARVAPSHKLRIVDALQAQGHVVAMTGDGVNDAPALKSADIGIAMGITGTEVTKQAGKMILADDNFATIVLAVREGRGILDNIRKFLRYLLSSNMGEVLTVFLAVVGASVIGLVDENGGIILPLLATQILWINLITDAAPAIAMGLDPHSEDVMTRSPRKPSDRIIDTRMWVGVFEVGLVMALASLLTVDWMLPGGLIPGDASLEEARTGAFTVLVLAQLFNALNARSESTSAFIGLFANRWLWGAIVLAMVLQIAVVHWAPLNKAFGTSALTLSQWGLCLAMASLVFWFSELRKLCRHWHRARREDRTQLHSS
- a CDS encoding cation-transporting P-type ATPase, with protein sequence MNRAVESGKHRIVSPHLEDVETLVRELDADLRVGLSSAQAQARLSRDGPNELRTQPVKPAWHYLLRQFQDPLVYLLLVAVGITLAIWLLMDRQEWPVDALVITLIVLANALLGFFQETRSQ